The sequence TCAGACGAGCTCGGTGACCGTGCCGCCGGCGGCGGTGATCTTCTCCTTGGCGGAGCCGGAGACGGCGTCGACCGTCACCTGCAGCGCCACGGAGATCTCGCCCTGGCCGAGGACCTTGACGAGGCTGTTCTTGCGAACGGCGCCCTTGGCCACCAGCGACTCGACGGTGACCTCGCCACCCTCCGGGTAGAGCGCGGCCAGCTTGTCGAGGTTCACGACCTGGAACTCGGTCTTGAACGGGTTCTTGAAGCCCTTCAGCTTCGGGAGGCGCATGTGCAGCGGCATCTGGCCGCCCTCGAAGCGCTCCGGAACCTGGTAGCGGGCCTTGGTGCCCTTGGTACCACGACCGGCCGTCTTACCCTTCGACGCCTCACCACGACCGACACGGGTCTTGGCGGTCTTGGCGCCCGGGGCGGGACGGAGGTTGTGGATCTTGAGCGGGTTGTTCTCCGCCATGATCAGTCGACCTCCTCGACCGTCACGAGGTGGCGGACGGTGTGCACCATGCCGCGGAACTCGGGGCGGTCCTCCTTGACGACCACGGTGTTGATCCCCTTGAGACCAAGCGACCGCAGGGTGTCACGGTGGTTCTGCTTGCTGCCGATGTAGGACTTGACCTGCGTGATCTTGAGCTGCGCCACGATTACGCACCCGCCCCGGCACGCGCACGGAGAAGAGCCGCGGGAGCGACGTCCTCGAGCGGCAGACCACGGCGGGCCGCGATCTCCTCGGGACGCTGCAGGCCCTTCAGGGCCTCCACGGTCGCGTGCACGATGTTGATGGCGTTGTCGGAGCCGAGCGACTTCGACAGCACGTCGTGGATACCGGCGCACTCGAGCACGGCACGCACGGGACCACCGGCGATAACACCGGTACCCGGCGAAGCCGGCTTGAGCAGGACGACGCCGGCAGCCTTCTCACCCTGGATCGGGTGCGGGATGGTGCCCTGGATACGGGGGACCTTGAAGAAGTGCTTCTTGGCCTCCTCAACACCCTTGGCGATGGCGGCCGGCACCTCCTTGGCCTTGCCGTAACCGACACCCACGGTGCCGTCACCGTCGCCCACCACGACCAGCGCGGTGAAGCTGAAGCGACGACCACCCTTCACAACCTTGGCGACGCGGTTGATCGCGACGACGCGCTCAACGTACGCGGTCTTCTCGGCGGCAGCAGCGCCGCCGTCACGGCCCTTCCGGTCCCGCCGCTCGCCGCCACCGGCACCGCTACCGCGGCGCTGGGGTCCAGCCATTGGATTACCTCTCTCTTTCCGCTAGCTACAAGCGGCTCAGAACTTGAGCCCGGCTTCGCGGGCGGCGTCCGCCAGGGCCGCGATGCGGCCGGCGTACTGGTTGCCACCACGGTCGAACACGACGGCCTCGACACCGGCGGCCTTGGCACGCTCGGCGACCAGGGCGCCGACCTGCTTGGCCTGCGCGGACTTGTCGCCCTCGCCGCCGCGGACCGACGCGTCCAGGGTGGACGCCGACGCCAGGGTGTGACCCTTCAGGTCGTCGATCACCTGCGCCACGATGTGGCGGTTGGAGCGGGTCACGACCAGACGGGGACGCTCCGCCGTACCGGACACCTTCTTGCGGATCCGGATGTGACGGCGCTTGATCGCGGCGCGCTTGTAGGCGTCGCCCTTGAGGATCTTCTGCCCGTATGCCATGGCTTACTTACCCGCCTTTCCGACCTTGCGGCGGATGACTTCGCCCTCGTACTTGACGCCCTTGGCCTTGTACGGGTCGGGCTTGCGCAGCTTGCGGATGTTGGCCGCAACCTCGCCGACCTTCTGCTTGTCGATGCCCTCGACCGAGAAACGGGTCGGGGACTCCACCTTGAAGGTGATGCCCTCGGGGGCCTCGACCACGATCGGGTGGCTGTAACCGAGAGCGAACTCCAGGTTGGAACCCTTGGCGGTCACTCGGTAACCGACACCGCTGATCTCGAGCTTCTTCACGTAACCCTGGGTCACGCCGGTGATCATGTTCGCCACCAGCGTGCGGGAGAGGCCGTGCAGGGCCTTGCTCTGACGCTCGTCGTTCGGGCGGAGCACCTGCAGGGTGCCGTCCTCGCCCTTAGCGATGTCGATCGGCGCGGCAACGGTGTGGGTCAGCGAGCCCTTGGGGCCCTTGACCGAAACCGTACGGCCGTCGATGGTGACGTCCACGCCGGCGGGAACCGCGATGGGGAGCTTGCCGATGCGCGACATAGCTGTTTCCTCCGTTCCCTTCTGCTACCAGACGTAGGCGAGGACTTCCCCACCCACGCCCTTCTTGCCGGCCTGCTTGTCGGTGAGGAGCCCGTGCGACGTGGAGATGATCGCCACGCCGAGGCCGCCGAGCACCTTCGGCAGGTTGGTGGACTTCGCGTAAACCCGGAGGCCGGGCTTGGAGATCCGCTTGATGCCCGCGATGGAGCGCTCACGGTTGGGGCCGAACTTCAGCTCCAGGACGAGGTTCTTGCCGACCTCGGCGTCCTCGACCTTCCAGCCCGTGATGAAGCCCTCCTGCTGGAGGATCTCCGCGATGTGAGACTTGATCTTGGAGTGCGGCATCGACACCGAGTCGTGGTACGCCGAGTTCGCGTTCCGCAGACGCGTCAGCATGTCTGCGATCGGATCAGTCATGGTCATGAATTGGCCTGTGGCCTTTCTCGCCGGGGTTTCCTATATGCGCCATCCCTCTCCCCGTACTTCTGCAGACGGGACGGGTGCGGTGCGGGGACCTACGGCGTAGTAAGTCGTTCAGGGCGGCAGAGCCCAACCCCACCAGCCTACGGCATGTGGGTATCGGGCCCTGCCGTCCCGGTTGCTTACCGAGAGGTCCCAGAATCCCTGAGAACAGGGATTACCAGGAGCTCTTGGTCACGCCCGGCAGCTCGCCACGGTGAGCCATCTCACGAAGGCACACGCGGCACAGGCCGAACTTGCGGTAGACGGAGTGCGGACGACCGCAGCGCTGGCAGCGGGTGTAGCCACGCACACCGAACTTGGGCTTGCGAGCAGCCTTCGCGATGAGAGCCTTCTTCGCCATCTCGCTCACGCCTCCTTGAACGGGAAGCCGAGGTGACGGAGAAGGGCACGGCCCTCTTCGTCGTTGGTCGCCGTGGTCACCACGGTGATGTCCATACCCCGGACGCGGTCGATCTTGTCCTGGTCGATCTCGTGGAACATGACCTGCTCCGTGAGACCGAAGGTGTAGTTGCCACGGCCGTCGAACTGCTTGGGGGACAGGCCGCGGAAGTCGCGGATGCGCGGCAGCGCGAGCGACAGGGTGCGGTCCAGGAACTCCCACATGCGGTCGCCACGGAGCGTGACGTGGGCACCGATCGGCTGGCCCTCGCGCAGCTTGAACTGCGCGATGGACTTGCGGGCCTTGGTGACGGCCGGCTTCTGACCGGTGATGGTGGTCAGGTCGCGGATCGCGCCATCGATCAGCTTCGAGTCACGGGCGGCGTCGCCGACACCCATGTTGACCACGATCTTGACGAGGCCGGGGATCTGCATGACGTTCTCGTACTTGAACTCGTCACGCAGCTTGCCCGCGATCTCCTCGCGGTACTTCTGCTTCAGACGCGGAGTGGTGGTGGTAGCCATCAGATGTCCTCACCCGTCCGCTTGGCAACGCGGATCTTGTTGCCCTCTTCGTCGAAGCGGTAGCCGACACGCGTGACGACCTTCTGACCGTCCTTCTCCACGACCAGCTGAACGTTGGACACGTGGATGGGGGCCTCGGTCGTCACGATGCCGCCGGCCTGGGAACCGCTGGCGGTCGGACCGGCCTTGGTGTGCTTCTTGACCCGGTTGACACCCTCGACCAGGACGCGGTCCTCGCGCGGGTAAGCGGCAATGACCTTGCCCTGCTTGCCCTTGTCCTTGCCGGTGATGACCTGGACCAGGTCGCCCTTCTTGATCTTCATGCTTACAGCACCTCCGGCGCGAGCGAGATGATCTTCATGAACTTCTTCTCGCGCAGCTCACGGCCGACCGGGCCGAAGATACGGGTGCCGCGAGGGTCGCCGTCGTTCTTCAGAATGACGGCGGCGTTCTCGTCGAAGCGGATGTACGAGCCGTCCGGACGGCGGCGCTCCTTGACGGTGCGAACGATGACCGCCTTGACGACGTCACCCTTCTTCACGTTGCCACCGGGGATCGCGTCCTTGACGGTGGCGACGATGACGTCACCGATGCCCGCGTAGCGGCGACCGGAGCCACCGAGCACACGGATGCAAAGGATCTCCTTCGCACCAGTGTTGTCGGCGACACGCAGTCGCGACTCCTGCTGGATCACGTCTATCTCCTGATCGTCTGCCGGTTCCCGGCAGGGGCCTTCCCTTTCGGGAGGAGCCCCTGCCGAGCCTGGCGGAACTGACCTGCGGGGTTAGCCCCGCAGGAATTACTTGGCCTTCTCGAGGATCTCGACGACGCGCCAGCGCTTCGTCGCGGACAGCGGCCGGGTCTCCATGAGGAGGACGCGGTCGCCGACACCCGCGGCGTTCTGCTCGTCGTGCGCCTTGAGCTTGTTCGTACGGCGGATGACCTTGCCGTACAGCGCGTGCTTGACGCGGTCCTCGACGGCGACGACGACGGTCTTGTCCATCTTGTCGCTGACGACGAGGCCCTCGCGCGTCTTGCGGAAGCCGCGCGCCTCGGTGTTCTGCTCAGTCACGTTGTTCTCGCTCATGCGTTCTCCACCGTTTCGATGCCCAGCTCGCGCTCGCGCATCAGGGTGTAGATCCGCGCGATGTCCTTACGGACGGCCTTCAGCCGACCGTGGTTTTCGAGCTGACCCGTGGCCGCCTGGAAGCGGAGGTTGAACAGCTCTTCCTTGGCCTCGCGGAGCTTCGCCAGAAGCTCCTCGTTGCCCAGCTCGCGCAGCTCGGACGCCTTGGTACCGGCCGACATCACGCTTCACCTGCCTCGCGCTTGACGATCCGGCACTTCATCGGCAGCTTGTGGGCCGCACGGGTCAGCGCCTCACGGGCGATCTTTTCGTTGGGGTACGACAGCTCGAACATCACACGTCCGGGCTTGACGTTCGCGATCCACCACTCCGGAGAACCCTTACCGGAACCCATGCGGGTCTCGGCCGGCTTCTTGGTGAGGGGACGGTCGGGGTAGATGTTGATCCAGACCTTGCCGCCACGCTTGATGTGACGGGTCATCGCGATACGAGCCGCCTCGATCTGGCGGTTCGTGACGTAGGCCGGGGTCAGCGCCTGGATGCCGTACTCGCCGAACGCAACCTGCGTCCCACCCTTGGACATACCGTTGCGCTTCGGGTGGTGCTGCTTGCGGTGC comes from Streptomyces sp. SCL15-4 and encodes:
- the rplO gene encoding 50S ribosomal protein L15; protein product: MAENNPLKIHNLRPAPGAKTAKTRVGRGEASKGKTAGRGTKGTKARYQVPERFEGGQMPLHMRLPKLKGFKNPFKTEFQVVNLDKLAALYPEGGEVTVESLVAKGAVRKNSLVKVLGQGEISVALQVTVDAVSGSAKEKITAAGGTVTELV
- the rpmD gene encoding 50S ribosomal protein L30 — encoded protein: MAQLKITQVKSYIGSKQNHRDTLRSLGLKGINTVVVKEDRPEFRGMVHTVRHLVTVEEVD
- the rpsE gene encoding 30S ribosomal protein S5 produces the protein MAGPQRRGSGAGGGERRDRKGRDGGAAAAEKTAYVERVVAINRVAKVVKGGRRFSFTALVVVGDGDGTVGVGYGKAKEVPAAIAKGVEEAKKHFFKVPRIQGTIPHPIQGEKAAGVVLLKPASPGTGVIAGGPVRAVLECAGIHDVLSKSLGSDNAINIVHATVEALKGLQRPEEIAARRGLPLEDVAPAALLRARAGAGA
- the rplR gene encoding 50S ribosomal protein L18; translation: MAYGQKILKGDAYKRAAIKRRHIRIRKKVSGTAERPRLVVTRSNRHIVAQVIDDLKGHTLASASTLDASVRGGEGDKSAQAKQVGALVAERAKAAGVEAVVFDRGGNQYAGRIAALADAAREAGLKF
- the rplF gene encoding 50S ribosomal protein L6; the protein is MSRIGKLPIAVPAGVDVTIDGRTVSVKGPKGSLTHTVAAPIDIAKGEDGTLQVLRPNDERQSKALHGLSRTLVANMITGVTQGYVKKLEISGVGYRVTAKGSNLEFALGYSHPIVVEAPEGITFKVESPTRFSVEGIDKQKVGEVAANIRKLRKPDPYKAKGVKYEGEVIRRKVGKAGK
- the rpsH gene encoding 30S ribosomal protein S8 → MTMTDPIADMLTRLRNANSAYHDSVSMPHSKIKSHIAEILQQEGFITGWKVEDAEVGKNLVLELKFGPNRERSIAGIKRISKPGLRVYAKSTNLPKVLGGLGVAIISTSHGLLTDKQAGKKGVGGEVLAYVW
- a CDS encoding type Z 30S ribosomal protein S14 codes for the protein MAKKALIAKAARKPKFGVRGYTRCQRCGRPHSVYRKFGLCRVCLREMAHRGELPGVTKSSW
- the rplE gene encoding 50S ribosomal protein L5 — translated: MATTTTPRLKQKYREEIAGKLRDEFKYENVMQIPGLVKIVVNMGVGDAARDSKLIDGAIRDLTTITGQKPAVTKARKSIAQFKLREGQPIGAHVTLRGDRMWEFLDRTLSLALPRIRDFRGLSPKQFDGRGNYTFGLTEQVMFHEIDQDKIDRVRGMDITVVTTATNDEEGRALLRHLGFPFKEA
- the rplX gene encoding 50S ribosomal protein L24 → MKIKKGDLVQVITGKDKGKQGKVIAAYPREDRVLVEGVNRVKKHTKAGPTASGSQAGGIVTTEAPIHVSNVQLVVEKDGQKVVTRVGYRFDEEGNKIRVAKRTGEDI
- the rplN gene encoding 50S ribosomal protein L14 — encoded protein: MIQQESRLRVADNTGAKEILCIRVLGGSGRRYAGIGDVIVATVKDAIPGGNVKKGDVVKAVIVRTVKERRRPDGSYIRFDENAAVILKNDGDPRGTRIFGPVGRELREKKFMKIISLAPEVL
- the rpsQ gene encoding 30S ribosomal protein S17 encodes the protein MSENNVTEQNTEARGFRKTREGLVVSDKMDKTVVVAVEDRVKHALYGKVIRRTNKLKAHDEQNAAGVGDRVLLMETRPLSATKRWRVVEILEKAK
- the rpmC gene encoding 50S ribosomal protein L29, with translation MSAGTKASELRELGNEELLAKLREAKEELFNLRFQAATGQLENHGRLKAVRKDIARIYTLMRERELGIETVENA
- the rplP gene encoding 50S ribosomal protein L16 yields the protein MLIPRRVKHRKQHHPKRNGMSKGGTQVAFGEYGIQALTPAYVTNRQIEAARIAMTRHIKRGGKVWINIYPDRPLTKKPAETRMGSGKGSPEWWIANVKPGRVMFELSYPNEKIAREALTRAAHKLPMKCRIVKREAGEA